The Labilithrix sp. nucleotide sequence GGCGCGCGCCTTCGGTCGTCCGCGCGTCGAGCACGGTCGCGCGGATCGACGACGGCTGCACGTCGATCGTCGCGCCGCGCAGGCGCCCCACGAGCGGCGGCGCGGTGGGATCGTTGGACGCGAAGGAGATCCGGACGTCGCCCTGGAACGTCGCGTGCGACGCGCGATCGCCGCGACCGCACAGCCGCTCGGCGAAGCTCTCGCGGACGACGACGTCCATGCGATCGGGCGCGGCGACGACGCCGTCGGCCTCGATCGTGAGGTGCGTGAGCGGCGGCTCGCCGGGGCGGAACGCGGTCCCTTCGAGGACGAGCTTGCCGGTGCGGCCCTGCGGAAAGCCGGCGCCGTGGACCTCGATGCGATCGCCGGGCTCGACCTCCTTCGGCGCGAGCTCGGTGACCTCGACGAGCGGCGGCGCGACGGTCCGCTCGCATCCCGCGAGGACGACGAGGAGCGCGGCGAAGAGGACGAGGAGGCGCAAGGCTCCTCCGGTCATAAAGGAGGGCTCGCATCCGCGCGACTTTTCGGCGAAAGCGACTACATTCGCCGGCCGTGGCTACCCCGAACGTCTACGCCGTGATCATGGCCGGCGGCGCCGGCACCCGCTTCTGGCCGGCCTCGCGCAACAAGCGCCCGAAGCAGCTCCTCCCGCTCGCGGGCAAGAGCGACGAGCCGCTGCTCGCCGCCACCGTGCGGCGGCTCGCGCCCCTCGTCCCCGCCGAGCGCGTGCTCGTCGTCACCGGCGAGCACCTCGCGGACGGCACCGCGCAGGCGCTCCCCGGCGTCCGCCGCGACCACATCCTCTGCGAGCCCGCCGCGCGCAACACCGCGCCGTGCATCGCGTGGGCGAACGCGACGATCGCGCGCCTCGATCCCGACGCGGTGGTGATGGTCCTCCCGAGCGATCACTTCATCACCGACGAGAGCGGCTTCCAGGGCGTCCTCGCGACCGCGATCGCGACCGCCGCGCGCGGCCACGTCACGACGGTGGGGATCGTCCCGACGCGCCCGGAGACGGGCTACGGCTACATCGAGGTCGGGGCGGAGCTCTCCGACGCCGCGCCCGCGCGGAAGGTCGCGCGCTTCGTCGAGAAGCCGGCCCGCGCGAAGGCGGAGGAGTTCCTCGCCGCGGGGCCGACGAAGTACTTGTGGAATGCAGGCATGTTCTTCTTCCGCGTGAAGGACATGGCGGCGCTCCTCGAGCAGCACCTCCCCTCGGTCGCGGCGGGCGTCGCGAAGATGGGGACCGATCCGGCGAAGGTGAAGGAGGTGTTCCCCACGCTCGAGAGCGTATCGATCGACGTCGGCGTGATGGAGAAGGCCGGCGACCTCGCGGTGGTGCCGGGCGACTTCGGCTGGAACGACGTCGGCAGCTGGCAGTCGGCCTGGGAGCTGGCCCCACACGACGCGAGCGGCAACGCGCTCGGCCCGAGCGACGTCGCGATCGACGCAAAGGGCAACCTGCTCCGCGGCACCTCGGGCAAGACGATCGCCGTCGTCGGCGTCGACGACCTCGTCATCGTCGAAACCGACGACGCGATCCTGGTCCTCCCGCGCGAGCGCGCCCAGGACGTAAGGCTCATCGTCGACACCCTGAAGACCCAGGGCCGCACGACGCTGCTCTGAACGAGCTCGCAAACACGGCCTGCAGCCCGCAGCAACGACGGCGAGCTGTTCCTCGTCGCCGTCGCTCTACGTCGACGAGCAACCCGGCTGCGTCGTCGTGAGCCCCGCGGTGACGGAGGCGACCTCGGACGAAGCGCTCGCCACCTTCACGCGCGAGCTCTTCGAGCGTTGCGACCGCGCCCTCGCCGCCATCTTCGACCGCTTCGTCGCGCCCGACGCCGCCACGAGCGCCGCCTCGCGAACGCCGTCATCCACGACATCGCGCTCCGCGCGCGAGAGCATCGACGTCCGCTCGTCGCGTTCATCGGCTTCGGGTTTCACGACGCCGGCCGCGCGACGGCGAAGGCCGGCGCCGGATGTTCTGAGCGGGCGACGGCGCGACGAGATATCGTGGCGCTCGATGGTGCTTCGATACCTTGCGGCCGTTCTCGTGACCACGTCGGCGCTCGCGGGCTGCTCGAGCGACGAGCCGCCCCCTGCGCCGAACGGCGGCGCCGATGCGAGCGCGGCGAACGACGCCGGCGCACCGTCGCGCTGCAGCGAGCTCAGCGCCGAATACGCCGCGGTCCCCACCGTCGCGAGCCACGTCGCGTGCGCGCGGGACGAGGACTGCACGTTGATCCGGAACGGCATCTGCAACTGGACCGGCGAGCTCGCCGTGAACGCGAGCGGCGCCGACGCGGGGGCCACCATCGCCGCGACGTACCGCGCGGAGGGATGCAGCTCGCTCGACTGCGGAAGCGGCGGCGGGCAGACCTTCGACCCCGCCTGCCGCGAGCAGGCGTGCGTCCGCGTCTTCCCCGACGGTGGAGTCGTTCCGCGGCGCTGAGCGAGCGCAGGAGATTCAGAGGAGCGAGCTGCACTCGCGTTCGAGGTCGCCCGCGAGGCCGCCGCTGTAGCCGCCGTGGATGAACCGCACCACGCCGGCCTTGTCGACGATGAAGATGCTCGCGTCGGTCGGCGGCCTGTAGCGCGTCTGCGCCGACTTCGTCTCGTCCCAGCCGACGTCGAACGTCGCGCCCATGTCGCCGCTGACGCGCGCGACGTCCATCACGTCCTCGTCGGTCGCGATCGCGCTGACGACGAGGCCGCGGCCGGTGTAGCGCTTCTGGAGATCGGAGAGCACCGGCATCGCGTCCTTCGCGCCGGCGGAGCTCGTCGACCAGAAGAACAGGAGGTTGACCTTGCCCTTCACGAGGCGAAGACGATCGCCCGTGTTGCGGCTCGCGTTCATGACGTCGAAGTCGGGCGCGAGATCGCCGACGCGCACGTTCCCGTTGCTCGCCTTCGCCGCCGGTCGGTCCGGCGCCTCCGGCGGCAGGTTGGACTCGCAGCCGAGCGCGAGCGCCGCCGCCGCGAGCACGGCCGCCGCGAGCGCGACTCCCCCGCGCCACATCATCCGGCCAGGAGCTGCTTCGCGATGACGATGCGCTGCACCTCGCTCGTGCCCTCGCCGATCTCGCAGATCTTCGCGTCGCGCAGGTGCCGCTCGACGTGGAACTCGCGCGTGTAGCCGTAGCCGCCGTGGATCTGGAGCGCCTTGTTGCACGCGCGCGACGACGCCTCGCTCGCGAAGAGCTTCGCCATCGAGGCCTCCTTCGTGAACGGCCGCTTCTGGTCCGCGAGCCACGCCGCGCGGTAGGTGAGGAGCGCCGCGGCGTCGAGCTCGGTCTTCATGTCGGCGAGCATCCACTGCACCGCCTGGAACTCGGCGATGGGCTTGTTGAACTGCTTGCGGTCCTTCGCGTACGAGACCGCCATGTCGAGGACGCCGTAGCCGAGGCCGAGCGCCATCGCCGCGATCGAGATGCGGCCGCGATCGAGGATCTTCATCGTGTCGGTGAAGCCTTGATCGACCTCGCCGATGCGCTGCTCGTCGGACACGACGACCTCGTCGAAGGTGAGCTCCACCGTGTCGCTCGAGCGGCAGCCGAGCTTCTCGAGGTGCTTCGACGCGGTGAAGCCCTTCGTCCCGTGCTCGACCACGAACGCGGTGATGCCCTTCTGCTTCGCGACGTCCGGGTTCGTGCGCGCGAGCACGACGCAGAAGCCGCCGACGCTGCCCTGCGTGATGAACATCTTCGTCCCGCTCAAGACCCAGTCGTTCCCCTCGCGCCGCGCGGTGGTGCGGAGGCCCGCGGAGTCGCTCCCGCTCCCCGGCTCCGTGAGCGCCCACGCCGCCAGCCACTCGCCCGTCGTCGCCTTCGACAGGTACTTCTTCTTCTGCGCCTCGTTCCCGAACGAGAGGATGTGCCCCGTGCCGAGCCCGTTGTGCGAGGCGACCGTGAGCGCGAGCGAGCCGTCCGCGCGCGCGATCTCCTCGACGCAGATCGCGTAGCTCGTCATGTCCATCCCGGAGCCGCCGTACTCCTCGGGGATGCGGATGCCGAGGAGCCCGAGCTCCGCGAGGCGCGGCACGATCTCCTTCGGGAAGCGCTCCTCTTCGTCCCACTTCCGCGCGTTCGGCAGGACCTCCTTCTGCGCGAAGTCGCGCACGGTCTTACGAAGGAGCTCGTGGTCTTCGGAATGGGAAAAGTCCATGACGGACCAGGCATTTAGGAGCCCCGGCGACCGGCGTCAACGCACCTGCGTGCAGGCCCGCTCCGGCGCCGGAAGCCCCGCCGCCGGGAGGCAGTGATACCGCGTCGGGCAGCGGTCCCCGGACCCGCACGGCCGCGAGCAATAACTGCGCGCGTCGTCGGTGAGGCAGATGCCCGCCGCGCAGTCCGCGCCGGACGTGCACGGCCCGCCGATGTCGCTCGCCGGCTTCGATTTGCTCCCTCGCTTCGCCGCCTTCAAGGCGGGGTTCTTCGCGCCGGCGTCGGTGCGCTCCTCGAGGTCGATCTCCCCGACGCGCGCGAACGCCTCCTCCATCAGCCACGCGTAGGTGTCGACGCGCGTGTAGATGTTGTGCACGTCCTCGCCTTCGCAGTCCGGGCCGCCGCGCGAGACGACGCCGATGATCTCGCCCGTGTCCTCGTCGACGGCGGGCCCGCCCGAGTCGCCGAGGCACGTCGCCTCCCCGACCGTGAACTCCGCCGTCGTCACGTCGAGCACCGGCACGTGCTCGCGGAGGAGCTTCTTCCCGCGGTCCTCTCCGTTCGGTCCGCCGAAGCCCACCGCGCGGATCCGATCGCCGGCCGCGGGCCCGCGCGCGCGCAGCGGCGCCGCCTTCGCGACGACGACGGGCTCGTCGAGGACGAGCACGGCGATGTCCGCCTCGCACAGCGTCACGCCGCCGGGCGAGACGATCGCGATCCCGCGCGCGAGCGGCCGCGCCGCGCCGATGTCCTCACCGACCAGCACCGCGAGATCGCGCGGATCGCGATCGGAGTAGACCTGCACGCCGGGCGCGGGACACTCCACGACCTTCGCCGTCTTGCTCACGCAGTGCCGCGCGGTGAGCACGAGCCGCGGCGAGATCAGCGTGCCGGAGCAGAGCCCGCTCTCGCCGATCCGAAGCGCGACGACCGACGGATCGCGCCCGCGCGAGGGCACCCCGCGCAAGAGCTCGACGCGATCCGCGACGACGCCCGGCCCCGCGTCGGCCGGCGCGTTCTCCATCACCCGCTCGATCGCCGACTCGCGCTCCGCCGCCGGCGAGCACGCCAACCCGACCACCGCGACCACCGCGACAACAAGAAACCCAAGACGACGACGAAGACCCATGACCACCTCCGCCCGCGCCCAAAGCACTCACCGCGCCAACGTCCGCGCCACGGAATCACGCCCCTTTTCGGCGCCAGAGCCTGGCCCGGGCCAGAACGGGCCAGGCCAGGGGCCAGGGAAAGGCTACGTTGAAGGACGTGAGCACGGCGCGCCGCCTCCACTACGACTACTCCGAGTACCTGAGGGCGCTCGAGATGAGCGAGCTTCGGCTCGAGTATCGGGAGGGGACCATCTATGCCATGGCGGGAGGCACGCCGGCGCATGCCGAGCTCAGCGCGGCGATGATCGGACAGCTCTACGCTCGCCTTCCGAAGGGATGTCGCGTGGCCACGTCGGACATGAAGGTCCGCGTCGAGGCGACCGAGCTCAGCACCTTCCCCGACGGGGTCGTCGTATGCGGCGAGCGCGAGGTCGCGCTCATCGATCCCAACGCGATCACGAACCCGATGCTCCTCGTCGAGGTCACGAACAAGTCCACGGAGGACTACGATCGAGGCGACAAGCTGAGTCAGTACAAACAGCTCGACTCACTCGCTTCGGTGGTGTTCGTTTCCCACCGCTCGCGGAGGCTCACGCTGGTGGAGCGCACGAGCGCAGGGTGGAGCGAACGTGACTTTCGCGGAGGCGAGGTGATGAAGGTCCTCCGTCCCGCGATCGAAATCGCGGTCGACGACCTCTACGACGGCATCGCGCTCGATCCCCAGTAAGTCAGAACCCGCGGTCGACCGGCTCGAGGTTGATCCTCACCTCGCGCGTCTGGTTGGGGGCGACGTTCACGGAGTAGGAGCGCTTCACGCCGTTGGCGCGGGCTTCGATGCGGTGTGGGCCCACGGGCACCGGCACGCCGACCAGGTTGCCTGGTGAGAGCGGCGCGCCGTTGTCCGTGATCCAGTCGCAGCGTGGTGTGCAAAGAACCGTGATCGCGCCCATCTCCGGCTTCGGCGGGGCCTCGGCGCTCGCGGAGGGCGGCGGCGCCGCGGAAGGCGCCGGCTCCGCCGACGGCGTGGTCGCCGCCGCGACGGGGACGACCGAGGCCGCCGGCGGCGCGACCGACGCGGACGCCGACGCCGACGCGATCGGCGCCGGCTCGGAGCGGCGCGTGACGAGGTTCAGCGCGAGGAGCACGACGAGCGCGACGCCGAGCATCAGCCCAGCGCCGGCGGCCGCGGCCTTGATGGTGGAGAGCTCGCCGCCCGCGCCCACCGCCGCGCGCTTCTTCCGCCGCGACGGCAGTCCCGCGACGGTCGGGAGGTCCACGGTGGTGATCGCGTCGTCGATGCCGAGCGAGCGGAGCTTCTCGCTGAGCTGCTCCTCCGCCTCCGTCAGCGCGTCGAGCTCGGTCCGCAGTTTCGCGATCGCCGCGCGCATCGCCGCCACGCGTTGCATCACCTCGCCGTCCATGGAGGCGGAGCCTAGCGCGAGTCCGCGCCTGTGACCGCCGGTTCTCGGCTGCTTTGCGGAGCGATGGATTCACAGCCGAGGCACGGTCCCCGACATTTCGGCATTTCTCGCGGATCGGCGGCAAGTACGTCGATTGCAAGAGTCCCCTCGTCGATGCGGTTGGCGGTCGTTGCGGCTCTCGTGTGTCTCTGTCTGTCCGCCTCCCAGAATGCCGCCGCCGCCCCGCATCGACACCCTGACGAGATCGCGGACGCCGGAGCCGACGCCGAGCCCGAACCCGAGCCCGAGCTCGCCGATGCAGGCGCGGACGCCGACATCGACGCCGCCCCGCCGCCGGCCCCGATCGTCGTGACCCCCGGCCACCGGCCGACGACGGAGCCCGAGCCGGAGCCCGCGCCCGCGCCGCCGCCGAAGCCGATGCCGCTCCCCTACACCTCGAGCCCGGCGTCCAACGACACCGTCTACTACTACGAAGGCGAGAGCTGCAGCGGAAGCGGCGGAGGCGGCGGCTACTACGACGACGGCTACAGCGACGACAGCTGCAGCGGCTCCGCCACGAGCTACGACGACGACGATCCCTACGTCTCGTCGGGCGACGACGACGACGACGACGACGATGACGACGACAGCAGCGGGAGCTGGCTCGGCGACGATGACGACGACGACGACGGAAGCATCGACATCGAGTGGGGCGACGACGACGATGACGACTCCGAGTCGTTCAAGCGCCGGCTCGACCAGCGCGAGCTCCAGAAGAAGCTGGAGCTCGAGAAGCGGCAGCTCAAGCCGCTGACGCAACGCCGCCCGGCGAGCCCCGTGTCGCGGCTCGTGCTCCTCGGCGTCCTCGTCGCATTCCCGCTCCGGCGCCGCTTCCGTTCGCTCTAGTCTGGCGGCATGCATGTCGTCGTGACGGGAGCGTCGAGCGGAATCGGTGAGGCGATCGCGCGCGAGTACCTCGCGCGTGGAGCGAAGGTCACCCTCGTCGCGCGGAGGAAGGGCCACCTCGAGAAGATCGCGACCGCGGGCGCGGATCGCTCCCACGTCGTCAGCGCGGACCTCTCCGATCCCGACGCGGCGTGGGCCTGGCTCGACGACGCGGAGCGCGCGCTCGGTCCGATCGACGTGCTCGTGAACAACGCCGGCGTCCAGATCGTGAAGCGCGTCGTCGACACCGACTGGGCGGAGGCGGAGCGCATGATGCGCCTCGACCTCCTCGTCCCGCTGCGCCTCACCACCCTCGTGCTCCGCC carries:
- a CDS encoding mannose-1-phosphate guanylyltransferase: MAGGAGTRFWPASRNKRPKQLLPLAGKSDEPLLAATVRRLAPLVPAERVLVVTGEHLADGTAQALPGVRRDHILCEPAARNTAPCIAWANATIARLDPDAVVMVLPSDHFITDESGFQGVLATAIATAARGHVTTVGIVPTRPETGYGYIEVGAELSDAAPARKVARFVEKPARAKAEEFLAAGPTKYLWNAGMFFFRVKDMAALLEQHLPSVAAGVAKMGTDPAKVKEVFPTLESVSIDVGVMEKAGDLAVVPGDFGWNDVGSWQSAWELAPHDASGNALGPSDVAIDAKGNLLRGTSGKTIAVVGVDDLVIVETDDAILVLPRERAQDVRLIVDTLKTQGRTTLL
- a CDS encoding TlpA family protein disulfide reductase, whose translation is MMWRGGVALAAAVLAAAALALGCESNLPPEAPDRPAAKASNGNVRVGDLAPDFDVMNASRNTGDRLRLVKGKVNLLFFWSTSSAGAKDAMPVLSDLQKRYTGRGLVVSAIATDEDVMDVARVSGDMGATFDVGWDETKSAQTRYRPPTDASIFIVDKAGVVRFIHGGYSGGLAGDLERECSSLL
- a CDS encoding acyl-CoA dehydrogenase family protein, producing the protein MDFSHSEDHELLRKTVRDFAQKEVLPNARKWDEEERFPKEIVPRLAELGLLGIRIPEEYGGSGMDMTSYAICVEEIARADGSLALTVASHNGLGTGHILSFGNEAQKKKYLSKATTGEWLAAWALTEPGSGSDSAGLRTTARREGNDWVLSGTKMFITQGSVGGFCVVLARTNPDVAKQKGITAFVVEHGTKGFTASKHLEKLGCRSSDTVELTFDEVVVSDEQRIGEVDQGFTDTMKILDRGRISIAAMALGLGYGVLDMAVSYAKDRKQFNKPIAEFQAVQWMLADMKTELDAAALLTYRAAWLADQKRPFTKEASMAKLFASEASSRACNKALQIHGGYGYTREFHVERHLRDAKICEIGEGTSEVQRIVIAKQLLAG
- a CDS encoding S1 family peptidase translates to MGLRRRLGFLVVAVVAVVGLACSPAAERESAIERVMENAPADAGPGVVADRVELLRGVPSRGRDPSVVALRIGESGLCSGTLISPRLVLTARHCVSKTAKVVECPAPGVQVYSDRDPRDLAVLVGEDIGAARPLARGIAIVSPGGVTLCEADIAVLVLDEPVVVAKAAPLRARGPAAGDRIRAVGFGGPNGEDRGKKLLREHVPVLDVTTAEFTVGEATCLGDSGGPAVDEDTGEIIGVVSRGGPDCEGEDVHNIYTRVDTYAWLMEEAFARVGEIDLEERTDAGAKNPALKAAKRGSKSKPASDIGGPCTSGADCAAGICLTDDARSYCSRPCGSGDRCPTRYHCLPAAGLPAPERACTQVR
- a CDS encoding Uma2 family endonuclease; the encoded protein is MSTARRLHYDYSEYLRALEMSELRLEYREGTIYAMAGGTPAHAELSAAMIGQLYARLPKGCRVATSDMKVRVEATELSTFPDGVVVCGEREVALIDPNAITNPMLLVEVTNKSTEDYDRGDKLSQYKQLDSLASVVFVSHRSRRLTLVERTSAGWSERDFRGGEVMKVLRPAIEIAVDDLYDGIALDPQ